One Brachybacterium kimchii genomic window carries:
- a CDS encoding peptidoglycan-binding protein: protein MAYANGQLPTSALTALPTSWSNAGRQEYLEDGAAASLGRMLIRAVAHTGQNFQLYDAYRPLSEQVAILKRYYRRVHRGRSLSTDRSWDGSTWAKRAGFPAAASPGHSNHGTGHAIDLYPSKIQAWVQKNGRAYGWTWDEGRKLGEGWHFVYQPSLDRFKAEGTVPMEKLQKALGVTADGKFGTGTCAKVKAWQKAHGLTADGIPGPDTQAAILAGKAEAAPEAAAPAESVTAESSTPVQDAAATPGWMPGADTSQTWDGNPHKETVGKLVLHTTEGSGFTDYSGGSMAPHFTVKPGPADSDHIRQHIPTTEASKALAHPSGTVETNNAGVVQIEFVGSCDADYAEKHGLFFTEDADDDDLEALAAVVAWVHAAHGIPLETGLLSWPTTNAAYATAPQRLTDHEWEEYRGVLGHTHVPHNEHWDPGAFPVARLLELAGGAAPKATTTPTTSSVTLPEGKDLLMKLKDLPDFPLLRTAEHLCYYGDEDKMESVSGKMPNSLNPGDITGTGTSSGARGLKAWQKKVGLKADGRFGPVTDQAARKIQQAAGLTVDGKIGPATFYAAWLI, encoded by the coding sequence ATGGCATACGCGAACGGGCAACTGCCCACGTCCGCGCTCACCGCCCTCCCCACCTCATGGTCCAACGCCGGCCGGCAGGAGTACCTGGAGGACGGCGCCGCCGCCTCGCTCGGCCGGATGCTGATCCGCGCCGTGGCGCACACCGGCCAGAACTTCCAGCTGTATGACGCCTACCGGCCCCTCTCGGAGCAGGTGGCGATCCTCAAGCGCTACTACCGGCGGGTGCACCGCGGACGCTCCCTCTCGACGGATCGGTCCTGGGACGGGTCCACGTGGGCGAAGCGGGCCGGCTTCCCGGCGGCCGCGTCACCGGGCCACTCGAACCACGGGACCGGGCACGCGATTGACCTGTACCCGTCGAAGATCCAGGCGTGGGTCCAGAAGAACGGGCGCGCGTACGGGTGGACGTGGGATGAGGGCCGGAAGCTGGGCGAGGGCTGGCACTTCGTCTACCAGCCCAGCCTGGACCGGTTCAAGGCCGAGGGCACGGTGCCGATGGAGAAGCTCCAGAAGGCCCTGGGCGTCACCGCGGACGGGAAGTTCGGGACCGGGACGTGCGCGAAGGTGAAGGCGTGGCAGAAGGCCCACGGGCTCACCGCGGACGGGATCCCCGGCCCCGACACCCAGGCGGCGATCCTGGCGGGAAAAGCTGAGGCCGCCCCGGAGGCGGCTGCCCCTGCCGAGTCCGTGACCGCGGAGTCCTCCACCCCCGTCCAGGACGCCGCAGCGACCCCGGGCTGGATGCCCGGCGCCGACACCTCCCAGACCTGGGACGGGAACCCGCACAAGGAGACCGTCGGGAAGCTCGTCCTGCACACCACGGAGGGCTCCGGCTTCACCGACTACTCCGGCGGCTCCATGGCCCCCCACTTCACCGTGAAGCCCGGCCCCGCGGACTCGGACCACATCCGGCAGCACATCCCCACCACCGAGGCGTCCAAGGCCCTCGCGCACCCCTCCGGGACGGTGGAGACGAACAACGCCGGGGTCGTGCAGATCGAGTTCGTGGGCTCCTGTGATGCGGACTACGCGGAGAAGCACGGCCTGTTCTTCACGGAGGACGCGGACGACGACGACCTGGAGGCCCTCGCCGCCGTCGTCGCCTGGGTCCACGCCGCCCACGGCATCCCCCTGGAGACCGGCCTCCTCTCGTGGCCCACCACGAACGCCGCGTACGCGACCGCGCCGCAGCGCCTCACGGATCACGAATGGGAGGAGTACCGGGGCGTCCTCGGCCACACCCACGTGCCCCACAACGAGCACTGGGACCCGGGCGCGTTCCCCGTCGCCCGGCTCCTCGAGCTCGCCGGGGGCGCGGCACCGAAGGCCACCACCACACCCACCACGTCCTCGGTCACCCTGCCCGAGGGGAAGGACCTCCTGATGAAGCTCAAGGACCTGCCCGACTTCCCGCTCCTCCGCACCGCCGAGCACCTGTGCTACTACGGCGACGAGGACAAGATGGAGTCCGTCTCCGGGAAGATGCCGAACTCCCTGAACCCGGGGGACATCACCGGCACCGGCACCTCCTCCGGCGCGCGCGGTCTCAAGGCCTGGCAGAAGAAGGTGGGCCTCAAGGCCGACGGACGGTTCGGCCCCGTCACCGACCAGGCCGCCCGGAAGATCCAGCAGGCCGCCGGGCTGACCGTGGACGGCAAGATCGGCCCCGCCACGTTCTATGCGGCATGGCTGATCTGA
- a CDS encoding siphovirus ReqiPepy6 Gp37-like family protein, which translates to MSAGTLTHTLNGHDELDITFARSDLAGVDESWWQYLSGTVLVTYTDASMEERIVSACPITSAHPEEDLENDTLTLQAKGVSWLLEPRVVLTKDYTAEDAADMRATNVAVSDRSFRAIAAEVVYRATDIKRSGHLPIVLPSRTERGDHERTYEGFNVANNGAWKRLQELTEVIGGPDLQFRPEWADEEHTRFQWRLIVGTDAQQTLPQTRSIQWDATSARTDVSSVSVTSDATQLAHRVYATGAGEGAGITLAQADVATIPQWMPLVESVISDTDAEDETGTALLASKAKGALSDRSLDQVSLTVRADPLRQPIGSWWCGELAQVTTGGLMSVPDGDHWLRLISCKYDLGSDVVDVECQEDQLTEAYEW; encoded by the coding sequence GTGTCCGCCGGGACCCTGACCCACACCCTGAACGGGCACGACGAGCTGGACATCACGTTCGCTCGGTCCGACCTCGCGGGCGTGGACGAGTCCTGGTGGCAGTACCTGTCCGGCACCGTCCTCGTCACGTACACGGATGCGTCCATGGAGGAGCGGATCGTCTCGGCGTGCCCCATCACGTCGGCCCACCCGGAGGAGGACCTGGAAAACGACACCCTCACCCTCCAGGCCAAGGGCGTGTCCTGGCTCCTCGAGCCTCGCGTGGTCCTCACGAAGGACTACACGGCGGAGGACGCCGCAGACATGCGCGCCACGAACGTCGCCGTATCGGACCGGTCGTTCCGGGCGATCGCCGCAGAGGTCGTCTACCGGGCCACGGACATCAAGCGCTCCGGGCACCTCCCCATCGTCCTCCCGTCCCGCACGGAGCGGGGCGACCACGAGCGCACCTACGAGGGCTTCAACGTCGCGAACAACGGGGCGTGGAAGCGCCTCCAGGAGCTGACCGAGGTCATCGGCGGCCCGGACCTCCAGTTCCGCCCGGAGTGGGCGGACGAGGAGCACACCCGGTTCCAGTGGCGGCTGATCGTCGGCACGGACGCCCAGCAGACCCTCCCGCAGACCCGGAGCATCCAGTGGGACGCGACCTCGGCACGGACCGACGTGTCCTCGGTCTCCGTCACCTCCGATGCCACGCAGCTCGCGCATCGCGTGTACGCGACCGGCGCGGGGGAGGGTGCGGGGATCACCCTCGCGCAGGCGGACGTGGCGACCATCCCCCAGTGGATGCCGCTGGTGGAGTCGGTCATCTCCGACACGGACGCGGAGGACGAGACCGGGACGGCGCTCCTCGCGTCGAAGGCGAAGGGCGCCCTGTCGGATCGGTCCCTGGACCAGGTGTCCCTTACGGTCCGCGCGGACCCGCTCCGGCAGCCCATCGGCTCCTGGTGGTGCGGGGAGCTCGCACAGGTCACCACGGGCGGTCTCATGTCCGTACCGGACGGGGACCACTGGCTCCGCCTCATCTCCTGCAAGTACGACCTGGGCTCGGACGTGGTGGACGTGGAGTGCCAGGAGGACCAGCTCACGGAGGCATACGAATGGTGA
- a CDS encoding collagen-like protein: protein MSDPHSIRDPELRSVAEEDHRSDRRAAIVRAVAITAAVVALVVSGLSFWQAREARAENAQAQTVAADATQEKKDTARSVSELCRSGEVDQSTARGKRVCADASEDATSQPSEPVQGEQGAPGAQRPQGIPGADGADGRPGRDGTDGADGESIQGVPGPKGDPGVNGAAGSVGATGPIGPKGEDSTVPGPKGDDGADSTVAGPKGDTGAAGADGKSITGPKGDKGDSVTGPKGDTGATGPAGKDGKDSTVPGPKGDTGATGKTGRGIASVACGESDDWTVTYTDGTTKTVTGPCRVEQTEAPTASPTEAPTEQENTP, encoded by the coding sequence ATGTCTGACCCTCATTCGATCCGAGACCCCGAGCTCCGCTCGGTTGCGGAGGAGGATCACCGGTCCGATCGGCGCGCCGCGATCGTCCGGGCCGTCGCGATCACGGCGGCGGTCGTGGCCCTGGTCGTGTCGGGCCTGTCGTTCTGGCAGGCCCGCGAGGCCCGCGCAGAGAACGCCCAGGCGCAGACGGTCGCGGCGGACGCGACGCAGGAGAAGAAGGACACGGCCCGGTCCGTGTCCGAGCTCTGCCGATCCGGGGAAGTGGACCAGTCCACGGCCCGCGGGAAGCGCGTCTGCGCGGACGCCTCGGAGGATGCGACCTCGCAGCCGTCGGAGCCCGTCCAGGGAGAGCAGGGAGCGCCGGGCGCGCAGAGGCCGCAGGGCATCCCCGGCGCGGACGGGGCCGACGGCCGACCGGGCCGCGACGGGACCGACGGAGCAGACGGTGAGTCCATCCAGGGCGTGCCGGGGCCGAAGGGTGACCCGGGCGTCAACGGGGCCGCGGGCTCCGTCGGGGCGACGGGTCCGATCGGGCCGAAGGGCGAGGACTCCACAGTCCCCGGACCGAAGGGCGACGACGGTGCCGACTCCACGGTGGCTGGCCCGAAGGGCGACACCGGAGCGGCGGGTGCCGACGGGAAGTCCATCACCGGACCGAAGGGTGACAAGGGCGATTCCGTGACCGGCCCGAAGGGCGACACGGGAGCGACCGGACCCGCCGGCAAGGACGGGAAGGACTCGACGGTCCCCGGGCCCAAGGGCGACACGGGGGCAACCGGAAAGACCGGCCGCGGCATCGCCTCCGTCGCGTGCGGCGAGTCCGACGACTGGACCGTGACGTACACCGACGGCACGACGAAGACCGTCACCGGCCCGTGCCGCGTCGAGCAGACCGAGGCCCCGACGGCCTCACCCACCGAAGCACCCACCGAACAGGAGAACACCCCATGA